In Ptychodera flava strain L36383 chromosome 21, AS_Pfla_20210202, whole genome shotgun sequence, a genomic segment contains:
- the LOC139121978 gene encoding uncharacterized protein, translated as MAENADLVVLERSEDTSVTVHLHGATVTSWKCGGQEMIFVSKQAVYDNKKAIRGGIPVVFPNFGPWDLGPQHGFARISRWTLSQSPTKDSNGDVSAVLALEDTDNTRKMWNHKFKVTYTLTLKQCEFQMDFAVENTGPDEFDFTCLLHTYFHVPDVTKTTISGLKGLQYSDKVRDGQTFTEDRDLVSLAENYDRVYINTPPDHTISNVTAGKNILLKKSNFPDTVVWNPWMEKAKAMSDFGDDEYPNMLCVEAGYVTSRYKLSPSDKFEASQTLTVTQ; from the exons ATGGCAGAGAATGCTGATTTGGTTGTTTTGGAAAGGAGTGAAGACACTTCAGTTACAGTACACTTGCACG GTGCTACTGTGACATCATGGAAATGTGGTGGACAGGAAATGATATTTGTCAG CAAACAGGCTGTATATGACAATAAAAAAGCCATCCGAGGTGGAATTCCAGTAGTTTTCC CTAACTTTGGACCATGGGATCTAGGTCCACAGCACGGATTTGCCAGAATCTCAAGATGGACTCTGAGTCAATCCCCAACAAAG GATAGTAATGGTGATGTGTCGGCCGTATTGGCACTGGAAGATACAGATAACACTCGTAAGATGTGGAATCACAA ATTTAAGGTGACATATACCTTGACACTAAAACAGTGTGAGTTTCAGATGGATTTTGCTGTTGaaaacacag GTCCTGATGAATTTGACTTCACCTGCCTTCTTCACACTTACTTCCATGTAccagatgttaccaagacaaccATATCAGGATTAAAGGGTCTCCAGTATTCAGATAAA GTACGTGATGGACAGACTTTCACAGAAGACCGAGATCTTGTGTCGTTGGCTGAAAATTATGACAG GGTATACATAAACACTCCACCTGATCACACAATAAGCAATGTAACTGCTGGCAAGAATATCTTGTTAAAGAAATCCAATTTTCCAGACACAG TTGTGTGGAACCCCTGGATGGAGAAAGCCAAGGCCATGTCAGACTTCGGTGATGATGAGTATCCCAACATGCTTTGCGTTGAAGCTGGATATGTCACATCACGGTACAAACTCTCACCAAGTGACAAATTTGAAGCGTCTCAAACTCTGACTGTAACACAGTGA
- the LOC139121976 gene encoding E3 ubiquitin-protein ligase arih1-like isoform X2: MDSDEDFMYDDDEDAEPESSDVDEDHFDIGLGIGEAETSEHHDRNDQEDEFPFEVLTPDKIVQHMVDSIKEVNAVVEIPATITRILLNHFKWDKEKLMERYYGEDQEKLFEEAHVVNPHRTVKPRTHMNTRSSSALASSDVICEICLNTISLAHLTGLECGHKFCVECWTEYLTTKIMEEGMGQTISCAAHACDILVDDATVMKLVKDPRVKLKYQHIITNSFVVCNRLMKWCPAPDCPNAIKVSYVDAKPVTCLCGHTYCFNCSENWHDPVKCKWLRKWIKKCDDDSETSNWIAANTKECPKCHVTIEKDGGCNHMVCRNQNCKADFCWVCLGPWEPHGSSWYNCNRYNEDEAKKARDAQEKSRAALQRYLFYCNRYMNHMQSLRFENKLYAQIRAKMEEMQHHNMSWIEVQFLKKAVDVLCLCRQTLMYTYVFAYYLRKNNQSIIFEENQKDLENATETLSEYLERDITQDSLVDIKQKVQDKYRYCESRRKVLLEHVHEGYDRDQWEYIE; encoded by the exons ATGGACTCAGATGAGGATTTCATGTATGATGATGACGAGGATGCCGAACCTGAATCAAGTGATGTCGATGAGGATCACTTTGATATTGGATTAGGAATAGGGGAAGCAGAGACGTCAGAGCATCACGATAGAAATGACCAAGAGGATGAATTCCCGTTCGAAGTTTTAACGCCGGATAAAATTGTCCAACACATGGTAGACAGCATTAAAGAAGTAAATGCTGTTGTTGAG ATTCCGGCAACCATTACTAGAATTTTACTGAATCATTTCAAATGGGACAAAGAGAAACTAATGGAAAGGTACTATGGCGAAGACCAAGAAAAGTTGTTTGAAGAAGCCCACGTTGTCAACCCACATAGAACAGTTAAACCTAGG ACCCATATGAATACAAGATCATCATCTGCATTAGCTAGTAGTGATGTTATATGTGAAATTTGTCTTAATACAATTTCTTTGGCG catTTAACAGGGTTAGAATGTGGTCATAAATTTTGTGTAGAATGTTGGACGGAATATTTAACCACAAAAATCATGGAAGAAGGTATGGGACAG ACAATTTCCTGTGCAGCTCATGCTTGTGATATTTTAGTAGATGATGCCACTGTCAT GAAACTAGTCAAAGATCCTAGAGTAAAGTTAAAGTACCAACACATTATCACCAATAGCTTTGTAGTCTGTAATCGGTTAATGAAATGGTGTCCAGCACCAGACTGTCCTAATGCTATCAAAGTTAGCTATGTGGATGCAAAACCTGTCACCTGTTTATGTGGACATACCTATTG CTTCAATTGCTCAGAGAATTGGCATGATCCTGTCAAGTGCAAG TGGTTAAGAAAGTGGATAAAGAAATgtgatgatgacagtgaaacatCTAACTGGATAGCTGCTAATACAAAAGAATGCCCAAAGTGCCATGTTACCATAGAGAAAGATGGTGGATGTAACCATATGGTATGCAGAAATCAGAACTGTAAG GCTGATTTCTGCTGGGTTTGCCTTGGACCCTGGGAGCCTCATGGTTCTTCTTGGTATAATTGTAATCGTTACAATGAGGACGAAGCTAAGAAGGCCAGAGACGCCCAGGAG AAATCAAGGGCAGCTCTTCAACGCTACTTATTCTATTGCAATCGCTACATGAACCATATGCAAAGTCTGCGCTTTGAAAACAAGCTGTATGCACAGATCAGAGCCAAAATGGAAGAAATGCAGCACCATAACATGTCCTGGATAGAAGTACAATTCTTAAAGAAGGCTGTAGATGTTCTCTGTCTCTGCAGACAGACTCTCATGTACACATACGTATTTGCATACTATTTAAGGAAGAATAACCAGTCAATTATCTTTGAG GAAAATCAGAAAGACCTTGAAAATGCGACAGAAACCTTGTCTGAGTATTTAGAAAGAGATATTACCCAAGATTCACTAGTAGATATCAAACAGAAAGTGCAAGATAAATATAG GTACTGTGAAAGCAGACGTAAAGTATTACTAGAACATGTACATGAAGGCTATGACAGAGACCAGTGGGAGTACATTGAATGA
- the LOC139121976 gene encoding E3 ubiquitin-protein ligase arih1-like isoform X1 — MDSDEDFMYDDDEDAEPESSDVDEDHFDIGLGIGEAETSEHHDRNDQEDEFPFEVLTPDKIVQHMVDSIKEVNAVVEIPATITRILLNHFKWDKEKLMERYYGEDQEKLFEEAHVVNPHRTVKPRTHMNTRSSSALASSDVICEICLNTISLAHLTGLECGHKFCVECWTEYLTTKIMEEGMGQTISCAAHACDILVDDATVMKLVKDPRVKLKYQHIITNSFVVCNRLMKWCPAPDCPNAIKVSYVDAKPVTCLCGHTYCFNCSENWHDPVKCKWLRKWIKKCDDDSETSNWIAANTKECPKCHVTIEKDGGCNHMVCRNQNCKADFCWVCLGPWEPHGSSWYNCNRYNEDEAKKARDAQEVSKSRAALQRYLFYCNRYMNHMQSLRFENKLYAQIRAKMEEMQHHNMSWIEVQFLKKAVDVLCLCRQTLMYTYVFAYYLRKNNQSIIFEENQKDLENATETLSEYLERDITQDSLVDIKQKVQDKYRYCESRRKVLLEHVHEGYDRDQWEYIE; from the exons ATGGACTCAGATGAGGATTTCATGTATGATGATGACGAGGATGCCGAACCTGAATCAAGTGATGTCGATGAGGATCACTTTGATATTGGATTAGGAATAGGGGAAGCAGAGACGTCAGAGCATCACGATAGAAATGACCAAGAGGATGAATTCCCGTTCGAAGTTTTAACGCCGGATAAAATTGTCCAACACATGGTAGACAGCATTAAAGAAGTAAATGCTGTTGTTGAG ATTCCGGCAACCATTACTAGAATTTTACTGAATCATTTCAAATGGGACAAAGAGAAACTAATGGAAAGGTACTATGGCGAAGACCAAGAAAAGTTGTTTGAAGAAGCCCACGTTGTCAACCCACATAGAACAGTTAAACCTAGG ACCCATATGAATACAAGATCATCATCTGCATTAGCTAGTAGTGATGTTATATGTGAAATTTGTCTTAATACAATTTCTTTGGCG catTTAACAGGGTTAGAATGTGGTCATAAATTTTGTGTAGAATGTTGGACGGAATATTTAACCACAAAAATCATGGAAGAAGGTATGGGACAG ACAATTTCCTGTGCAGCTCATGCTTGTGATATTTTAGTAGATGATGCCACTGTCAT GAAACTAGTCAAAGATCCTAGAGTAAAGTTAAAGTACCAACACATTATCACCAATAGCTTTGTAGTCTGTAATCGGTTAATGAAATGGTGTCCAGCACCAGACTGTCCTAATGCTATCAAAGTTAGCTATGTGGATGCAAAACCTGTCACCTGTTTATGTGGACATACCTATTG CTTCAATTGCTCAGAGAATTGGCATGATCCTGTCAAGTGCAAG TGGTTAAGAAAGTGGATAAAGAAATgtgatgatgacagtgaaacatCTAACTGGATAGCTGCTAATACAAAAGAATGCCCAAAGTGCCATGTTACCATAGAGAAAGATGGTGGATGTAACCATATGGTATGCAGAAATCAGAACTGTAAG GCTGATTTCTGCTGGGTTTGCCTTGGACCCTGGGAGCCTCATGGTTCTTCTTGGTATAATTGTAATCGTTACAATGAGGACGAAGCTAAGAAGGCCAGAGACGCCCAGGAGGTGAGT AAATCAAGGGCAGCTCTTCAACGCTACTTATTCTATTGCAATCGCTACATGAACCATATGCAAAGTCTGCGCTTTGAAAACAAGCTGTATGCACAGATCAGAGCCAAAATGGAAGAAATGCAGCACCATAACATGTCCTGGATAGAAGTACAATTCTTAAAGAAGGCTGTAGATGTTCTCTGTCTCTGCAGACAGACTCTCATGTACACATACGTATTTGCATACTATTTAAGGAAGAATAACCAGTCAATTATCTTTGAG GAAAATCAGAAAGACCTTGAAAATGCGACAGAAACCTTGTCTGAGTATTTAGAAAGAGATATTACCCAAGATTCACTAGTAGATATCAAACAGAAAGTGCAAGATAAATATAG GTACTGTGAAAGCAGACGTAAAGTATTACTAGAACATGTACATGAAGGCTATGACAGAGACCAGTGGGAGTACATTGAATGA